Genomic DNA from Cupriavidus pauculus:
GTTGGTGCCGATGGTGTCCAGCGCATCCAGTTCCTGCATGCGCGAGCCGACCGACGAGCGGACCGTCAGGACGTTGTCGAGCGAGTTCGAGAACTGGCGGATGCCCGTGGCCAGCACGTTCTGCAGGTTGGCGTTGGCGCTATCGCTGCTGAGCGGCTGCTTGAGCGTGTCGATCACGTTCTGCAGGTTGGCGAACATGTCCGCGCCGGCCTGCTGCGCGGGCTTGATCGTCATCGTGTCGCCGTTGGCCGGGGTGCCCTTGACGGAGAACGTCACGCCGCCCACCGAGATCGCTTCGTTCTCGTTGTAGTTGACCGGGCCGACCACCACCGCCGGCGTCGGCAGGCTGTTGTCGGTAATCGAATACTGCATGCGGCCCGTGCCGTCCGGCGCGAAGTTCAGCGTGAACGAGTGGCCATAAGCGGCGTTCGTCGGATCCGATGCCGAGATCGCGCTGTACGTGGCATTGCCCGTATTGCCCGCGTTGCCCTGCAGCACGTAGCCAGCGTTGGCCGTCACGCTCTGGAAGATCTCGGCGCCATTGTTGGTGGCCTGCATCTGGCGCGCGACGTCGACCTGCAGCAGCTGGTGACCGGTGTCGCCCTGATACACCACGCCGCCCGAGGCGTTCTTCGTGAACGGCGCGGTGCTGGACTGCAGGCCCGCGAACAGGTAGTTGCCATTGCCGTCGTCGGCATTGGCCAGACCGAGCAACTGGTCGTACTGGCCTTGCAGGGCCGTGGCCAGCGACGCGCGGTCGGTGTCCGACATCGTGCCGTTACCCGCGTTCACGAGCAGCGTCTGAATGTTCTGGATGGTCGTGGTGATCGTCTTGAGCGAGTTCTCCGCCAGGCCGAGCGTCGAGTCCGCCTGCCTGCGCGTGGTGGTGTACTGCGCGTTGACGGAAGTGGCCTGCTTGATGCCCAGGATGCGGGTGGCCGCAACCGGATCGTCCGACGGGTTCAGCACGCGGCGGCCGGTACCCAGCTGCTGCTGCACGTGCAGCAGCGACGACTGCTGGTTGTTCATCGACGACACGCCCTGGGTGTACAGGGTGGAAGTGGCTACGCGGGTAATCATGGCGAGTTTCCTTCAGTTCCTTGGGTTCTGTCGTCAGGCAATGCTGATGAGCGTGTCGAAGATCGTGCTGGCCGTCTGGATCACGCGCGCATTGGCCTGGTACAGCTGCTGGAACTGCAGCATGTTGACCGTTTCTTCGTCCATGTTCACGCCGGACACCGATTGCTGCGCGTTGTAGATCTGCGTGGTCACGCTGTCTTGCGACGTGGACTGGATCTTGACCGACTGCGCCTTGCTGCCGACGTCGTTCACGAGCTGCGCGTAGGCATCGTTGAAGCTCGCCACGCCGTTGATCGTCTTGGCCGTCTGCAGCTTGGCCAGCGCGAGCATGTTGCCGTTGTCGGACACCGCGCCCGAGTTGTTCGACAGCGTGATCTTGTCGCCGTTGCTCGGCGTGCCGCTGAAGCTGAACGTCATGCCGTTGATCGTGT
This window encodes:
- the flgL gene encoding flagellar hook-associated protein FlgL, coding for MITRVATSTLYTQGVSSMNNQQSSLLHVQQQLGTGRRVLNPSDDPVAATRILGIKQATSVNAQYTTTRRQADSTLGLAENSLKTITTTIQNIQTLLVNAGNGTMSDTDRASLATALQGQYDQLLGLANADDGNGNYLFAGLQSSTAPFTKNASGGVVYQGDTGHQLLQVDVARQMQATNNGAEIFQSVTANAGYVLQGNAGNTGNATYSAISASDPTNAAYGHSFTLNFAPDGTGRMQYSITDNSLPTPAVVVGPVNYNENEAISVGGVTFSVKGTPANGDTMTIKPAQQAGADMFANLQNVIDTLKQPLSSDSANANLQNVLATGIRQFSNSLDNVLTVRSSVGSRMQELDALDTIGTNRDLSNEAVRSNLEDLDYASAIAEYYQRSTALQGAQQSFIQIQGMNLFKFL